GGGGGCGGTTCCACGATCCTTCGCCCATGGATGACATCCTGCCCGTGCGGTCTGTAGGATGCCACGGACGGTGGATGAGGGGAGAGGGGTCACATGATCAGTCAGCTACAGTCGCGATCCGGTGCGGGCGCCAGCCCGGCATATGATTTTACCGGACAGCGTATCCTGGTAACGGGTGGCGCACGCGGCATCGGGGCCGCGACGTGCCGGGCGTTCCGTGCCGCCGGCGCACGGGTAGCGGTCGGGGCACGCAGCATGGCATCGTTCACCGCTTTTACGCAAACCTGGGGAGCGGACGGCTACGTTCCTGCAATCGGGGCGGTTTCCGACCAGGCATCGTGTGCGGCGGTCGTGGCACAGGCGGTGGAGATGCTGGGCGGTCTCGATGTCCTGGTCAATTCGGCTGGTGTGTATGACGAAATCGCAATTGACGATATCGGACAGGCGCATTGGGACGAGACCATGGCGGTCAATGTCGGCGGGACGTTTTTCTGCATGCAGGCAGCCTTGCCCGCGCTGGAGGCGCGACAGGGCTGCATTGTCAACCTTGGTTCGGATGCCGGTCTGGTCGGTGCATCGAATGCGGTGGCCTATGCCGCGTCCAAGGGGGCAGTCGTGAACATGACGCGGGCCATGGCTGTGGCACTTGCGCAGCGTGTGCGCGTAAACTGCGTCTGCCCCGGCTTCATCTGGACCGAGATGGTGGAGCGGGCGGCTCGGGCAAGCGGCGATTTCGAAGCGTATGTGGAAGCTGCGCGCGCCCATTCGCCAATGCGCCGGATCGGCACGCCGGAGGAGGTGGCCGCGGCCATTCTCTATCTTGCCTCGGACGCGGCGGGTTTCGTGAACGGTGTGGCACTACCGATGGATGGTGGCGGAATTGCCGGATACTGAACCTTGATGGCACCTGCTCATATCGCCGGGGGCGTACTGGCCAGTT
This portion of the Komagataeibacter sp. FNDCF1 genome encodes:
- a CDS encoding SDR family NAD(P)-dependent oxidoreductase; this translates as MISQLQSRSGAGASPAYDFTGQRILVTGGARGIGAATCRAFRAAGARVAVGARSMASFTAFTQTWGADGYVPAIGAVSDQASCAAVVAQAVEMLGGLDVLVNSAGVYDEIAIDDIGQAHWDETMAVNVGGTFFCMQAALPALEARQGCIVNLGSDAGLVGASNAVAYAASKGAVVNMTRAMAVALAQRVRVNCVCPGFIWTEMVERAARASGDFEAYVEAARAHSPMRRIGTPEEVAAAILYLASDAAGFVNGVALPMDGGGIAGY